One Aegilops tauschii subsp. strangulata cultivar AL8/78 chromosome 7, Aet v6.0, whole genome shotgun sequence genomic window carries:
- the LOC109752294 gene encoding uncharacterized protein, with protein sequence MKGLLLCALALAFAAVTTHAQLQSCPTRCGKQADGMECPNNLCCSKDGYCGLGVDYCSTGAGCQSGACYDNKICGAQANGTLCPNNHCCGSGGRCGHGSEYCSNGCQNGPCWANLKCGHLDNGKLCPNNLCCSQYGYCGLGPEFCGTGCQNGACSTDKPCGNKANGAACTNNYCCSLYGSCGLGKDYCGTGWQSGACN encoded by the coding sequence atgaaGGGCCTCTTGCTGTGCGCGCTCGCACTTGCCTTTGCTGCGGTTACCACCCACGCCCAGCTGCAGTCCTGCCCGACACGTTGCGGCAAGCAGGCCGACGGCATGGAGTGCCCCAACAACCTCTGCTGCAGCAAGGATGGGTACTGCGGCCTGGGCGTCGACTACTGCAGCACTGGCGCCGGCTGCCAGAGCGGCGCCTGCTATGACAACAAGATCTGCGGCGCGCAGGCCAATGGCACACTGTGCCCTAACAACCACTGTTGTGGCTCGGGTGGTCGCTGCGGCCACGGTAGTGAATACTGCAGCAATGGCTGCCAGAACGGTCCTTGCTGGGCTAATCTCAAGTGTGGCCACCTGGACAATGGTAAGCTATGCCCCAACAACCTCTGCTGCAGCCAGTATGGTTACTGTGGCCTGGGACCGGAGTTCTGTGGTACTGGCTGCCAAAACGGCGCTTGCAGCACGGACAAGCCGTGTGGCAACAAGGCTAATGGTGCAGCATGCACCAACAACTATTGTTGCAGCCTGTATGGGTCTTGTGGGCTTGGCAAGGATTACTGTGGTACGGGCTGGCAGAGCGGCGCATGCAACTAG